A section of the Prionailurus bengalensis isolate Pbe53 chromosome C2, Fcat_Pben_1.1_paternal_pri, whole genome shotgun sequence genome encodes:
- the LOC122492300 gene encoding keratin-associated protein 21-1-like codes for MCYNYYGNSYWGCGYGSGCGCGYGSGYGCGYGSGCGYGYGSGCGYGSRYGCGYGCGYGCGYGSGCGCGYGCGYGCGYGSGCGCGYGCRYGCGYGSGCCTCQPFCYRKCCSSCS; via the coding sequence ATGTGTTACAACTATTATGGAAACTCTTACTGGGGCTGTGGATATGGCTCTGGCTGTGGCTGTGGATATGGCTCTGGCTATGGCTGTGGATATGGCTCTGGTTGTGGCTATGGATATGGCTCTGGCTGTGGATATGGTTCCAGATATGGCTGTGGCTATGGCTGTGGATATGGTTGTGGATATGGctctggctgtggctgtggctatGGCTGTGGATATGGTTGTGGATATGGctctggctgtggctgtggctatGGTTGCAGATACGGCTGTGGCTATGGAAGTGGCTGCTGTACCTGCCAACCATTTTGCTACAGAAAATGCTGTTCTTCTTGCTCCTAG
- the LOC122492299 gene encoding keratin-associated protein 21-2-like has product MCCNYYRNSCGSCGYGCGYGCGCGSGYGCGYGCGYGSGSGCGYGCGYKSGYGSACCGCRPFSYRRCYSSCC; this is encoded by the coding sequence ATGTGTTGCAACTACTATAGAAACTCATGTGGTAGCTGTGGCTATGGCTGTGGCTATGGCTGTGGCTGTGGTTCTGGATATGGCTGTGGCTATGGCTGTGGATACGGCTCGGGCAGTGGCTGTGGATACGGCTGTGGATACAAGTCTGGCTATGGCTCTGCCTGCTGTGGATGCAGACCATTTTCCTACAGAAGATGTTATTCATCTTGCTGCTAG
- the LOC122492295 gene encoding keratin-associated protein 6-2-like has translation MCCNYGNSCGYGCGYGCGYGYGCGYGPYYSWSYGPGYGCGYGSWYGCGSGCGYGSCCGYRPRYGCGCGYGSGCYGSSCNGYWPFCYRRCYSSCC, from the coding sequence ATGTGTTGCAACTACGGCAACTCTTGTGGCTATGGCTGTGGCTATGGCTGTGGCTATGGCTACGGCTGTGGCTATGGCCCCTATTACAGCTGGAGTTATGGTCCTGGCTATGGCTGTGGATATGGCTCCTGGTATGGCTGTGGCTCTGGTTGTGGATATGGCTCCTGCTGTGGCTACCGCCCCAGATATGGCTGTGGTTGTGGCTATGGCTCCGGCTGCTATGGCTCCAGCTGCAATGGTTACTGGCCATTTTGCTATAGAAGATGTTATTCTTCCTGCTGCTAG
- the LOC122492296 gene encoding keratin-associated protein 21-1-like: MCCNYGNSCGYGCGNGYGCGCGPYYGCGYGLRYGCGYGSGYGCGYGTRYGCGYGYGSSCCGYQPFCYRSCYSSCC, translated from the coding sequence ATGTGTTGCAACTACGGCAACTCCTGTGGTTATGGCTGTGGCAATGGCTATGGCTGTGGATGTGGTCCCTATTATGGCTGTGGTTATGGCCTCCGTTATGGCTGTGGTTATGGCTCAGGGTATGGCTGTGGCTATGGCACCAGATATGGCTGTGGCTATGGCTAtggctccagctgctgtggcTACCAGCCATTTTGCTATAGAAGTTGTTATTCCTCTTGCTGTTAG
- the LOC122492293 gene encoding keratin-associated protein 21-1-like: MCCNYGNSCGYGCGYGCGYGYGCGYRPYYGYSYGPGYRYGYGCGYGYGCGYRPYYGCSYVPGYGCGCGMGYGCGYGSRYGCGYGSYCGYGSGCYGYRPLCYRRCYSSCC; this comes from the coding sequence ATGTGTTGCAACTACGGCAACTCTTGTGGCTATGGCTGTGGCTATGGCTGTGGCTATGGCTACGGCTGTGGCTATCGCCCCTATTATGGCTATAGTTATGGACCTGGCTATCGCTATGGCTATGGTTGTGGCTATGGCTACGGCTGTGGCTATCGCCCCTATTATGGCTGTAGTTATGTACCTGGTTATGGCTGTGGCTGTGGTATGGGCTATGGCTGTGGATATGGCTCCCGGTATGGCTGTGGATATGGTTCCTACTGTGGCTATGGCTCCGGCTGCTATGGTTACCGTCCATTATGCTATAGAAGATGTTATTCTTCTTGCTGCTAG
- the LOC122492297 gene encoding keratin-associated protein 6-2-like, with protein sequence MCCNYGNSCGYGCGYGYGCGCGPYYGCGYGTGYGCGYGTGCGCGYGSQYGCGSGCGYGSCCGYGTGYGCGYGYGSSCCAYRPFFYRRCYSSCC encoded by the coding sequence ATGTGTTGCAACTATGGCAACTCCTGTGGCTATGGCTGCGGATATGGCTATGGCTGTGGATGTGGCCCCTATTATGGCTGTGGTTATGGAACAGGCTATGGCTGTGGCTATGGTACTGGATGTGGCTGTGGATATGGCTCACAGTATGGCTGTGGCTCTGGCTGTGGATATGGCTCCTGCTGTGGCTATGGCACCGGATATGGCTGTGGCTATGGCTATGGCTCCAGCTGCTGTGCCTACCGGCCATTTTTCTATAGAAGATGTTATTCTTCTTGCTGCTAG
- the LOC122492294 gene encoding keratin-associated protein 6-2-like produces MCCNYGNSCGYGCGYGCGYGYGCGYGPYYSWSYGPGYGCGYGSWYGCGSGCGYGPRYGCGCGYGSGCIGYRPFCYRRCYSSCC; encoded by the coding sequence ATGTGTTGCAACTACGGCAACTCTTGTGGCTATGGCTGTGGCTATGGCTGTGGCTATGGCTACGGCTGTGGCTATGGCCCCTATTACAGCTGGAGTTATGGTCCTGGCTATGGCTGTGGATATGGCTCCTGGTATGGCTGTGGCTCTGGCTGTGGCTACGGCCCCAGATATGGCTGTGGTTGTGGCTATGGCTCCGGCTGCATTGGTTACCGGCCATTTTGTTATAGAAGATGTTATTCTTCTTGCTGCTAG
- the LOC122492261 gene encoding keratin-associated protein 21-2-like, producing the protein MCCNYGNSCGYGCGYGYGCGCGPYYGCGYGLRYGCGYGSGYGCGYGSCCGSGCGYGSSCCGYQPLYHRRCYSSCC; encoded by the coding sequence ATGTGTTGCAACTATGGCAACTCCTGTGGTTATGGCTGTGGATATGGCTATGGCTGTGGTTGTGGTCCCTATTATGGCTGTGGTTATGGCCTGCGTTATGGCTGTGGCTATGGCTCAGGATACGGCTGTGGATATGGTTCCTGCTGTGGCTCTGGCTGTGGATAtggctccagctgctgtggcTACCAGCCACTTTACCATAGGAGATGTTATTCTTCTTGCTGCTAG